A genomic region of Brevibacillus sp. JNUCC-41 contains the following coding sequences:
- the gpmI gene encoding 2,3-bisphosphoglycerate-independent phosphoglycerate mutase, with the protein MSKSPVALIILDGFGCRNEEKGNAVYHAKKPNFDRYWEQYPHSHLTASGEAVGLPAGQMGNSEVGHLNIGAGRIVYQSLTRVNLAIREGEFAQNPTLVDAMSYTKEKGTDLHLFGLLSDGGVHSHIDHMYALLKLAAKEGVKNVYVHAFLDGRDVGPKTAQGYIKEAEAKMKEIGVGQFATISGRYYSMDRDKRWERVEKSYRSMVYGDGPAYSSAMECVEDSYEHGIFDEFVIPSVITAEDGKPVATIKNDDAVIFYNFRPDRAIQISNTFTNEDFRSFDRGPGHPKHLHFVCLTHFSETVDGYVAFNPTNLDNTLGEVLSQNQLTQLRIAETEKYPHVTFFMSGGREEKFPGEERILINSPKVATYDLKPEMSAYEVTDALVEQIEADRFDAILLNFANPDMVGHSGMLEPTIKAIETVDECLGRIVDLIVSKGGTAIITADHGNADEVVTLEGDPMTAHTTNPVPVIITKNQVTLRTGGILGDLAPTMLDLLGVEKPVEMTGKSLLSK; encoded by the coding sequence ATGAGTAAGTCGCCTGTGGCACTTATTATCTTAGACGGTTTTGGCTGCCGTAACGAAGAAAAGGGAAATGCTGTTTATCATGCGAAAAAACCGAACTTTGACCGTTATTGGGAACAGTATCCTCATTCCCATTTAACGGCAAGCGGGGAAGCGGTCGGCTTGCCTGCCGGTCAAATGGGGAACTCGGAAGTGGGGCATTTGAATATCGGGGCAGGACGGATCGTTTATCAAAGTCTGACCCGTGTGAACCTGGCTATCCGTGAAGGCGAGTTTGCACAAAATCCAACTTTGGTCGATGCCATGAGCTATACTAAGGAAAAAGGCACGGACCTTCATCTTTTCGGTCTTCTTTCAGATGGCGGCGTGCACAGTCATATTGATCATATGTATGCCCTCCTGAAATTGGCCGCAAAAGAAGGAGTTAAAAATGTATATGTACATGCATTTTTAGATGGCCGTGATGTGGGACCGAAAACGGCGCAGGGTTATATTAAGGAAGCGGAAGCGAAAATGAAGGAAATCGGTGTTGGTCAGTTTGCGACCATATCCGGAAGATATTATTCGATGGACCGTGATAAGCGCTGGGAACGTGTGGAAAAATCCTACCGTTCGATGGTGTATGGTGATGGCCCTGCTTACTCTTCTGCGATGGAATGTGTCGAGGATTCCTACGAACACGGCATTTTTGACGAGTTCGTGATACCTTCGGTCATAACGGCGGAAGACGGTAAACCGGTGGCAACGATTAAAAATGATGATGCCGTAATCTTTTATAACTTCCGTCCAGATCGGGCGATCCAGATTTCCAATACGTTCACGAATGAGGATTTTCGCTCATTTGACCGCGGTCCTGGACATCCGAAGCATCTCCATTTTGTCTGTTTGACACATTTTTCAGAAACAGTTGACGGATATGTTGCATTTAATCCGACAAATCTTGATAATACATTAGGGGAAGTACTTTCCCAAAACCAGCTTACCCAGCTTCGTATCGCTGAGACTGAAAAATATCCGCATGTGACGTTTTTCATGAGCGGCGGACGTGAAGAGAAGTTTCCTGGTGAAGAGAGGATTTTAATAAATTCTCCGAAAGTCGCTACATATGATTTAAAACCGGAAATGAGTGCTTATGAAGTGACGGATGCATTGGTGGAACAGATTGAGGCTGACCGTTTTGATGCCATTCTCTTGAATTTTGCCAACCCGGACATGGTTGGTCATTCAGGGATGCTTGAGCCTACCATTAAAGCGATTGAAACAGTGGATGAATGTCTAGGCAGGATTGTCGATTTAATCGTCTCAAAAGGCGGTACAGCAATCATTACCGCTGACCATGGGAATGCAGATGAAGTCGTAACGCTTGAAGGCGACCCCATGACAGCCCATACTACGAATCCCGTGCCTGTCATTATCACAAAAAATCAGGTAACATTAAGAACAGGTGGTATCTTAGGCGATTTAGCTCCAACGATGCTTGATTTGCTTGGAGTCGAAAAACCTGTTGAAATGACAGGGAAATCCCTATTATCTAAATAA
- the tpiA gene encoding triose-phosphate isomerase, protein MRKPIIAGNWKMNKTLSEATAFLEEVSNLIPKQDVIDTVVCAPALFLDQLVQAAKGTDVKIGAQNMHFEESGAFTGEISPIALADLGVSYVILGHSERREMFNETDEAVNKKAHAAFAHKLTPIVCCGETLEQREAGETNDFVGSQIEKGLAGLSDDQLKQAVIAYEPIWAIGTGKSSSAQDANEVCAHIRSVVADKFSNEAAAAIRIQYGGSVKPENIKEYMAQPDIDGALVGGASLKSDSFLQLLEAGHYE, encoded by the coding sequence ATGCGTAAACCGATTATTGCAGGAAACTGGAAAATGAATAAAACACTATCTGAAGCGACTGCCTTTTTAGAAGAAGTGAGCAATTTGATTCCGAAGCAAGATGTAATCGATACGGTTGTATGTGCTCCAGCTTTATTTTTGGATCAGCTGGTTCAAGCAGCAAAAGGAACCGATGTGAAAATTGGGGCGCAGAACATGCACTTTGAAGAAAGCGGTGCTTTCACAGGAGAAATCAGCCCAATCGCATTGGCTGATCTTGGTGTATCCTACGTCATACTTGGTCATTCCGAGCGCCGGGAAATGTTCAACGAAACGGATGAAGCCGTTAATAAAAAAGCTCATGCCGCTTTTGCCCACAAGTTGACACCGATCGTATGCTGCGGTGAAACACTTGAGCAAAGGGAAGCTGGCGAAACGAATGATTTCGTAGGCAGCCAAATTGAAAAAGGCTTGGCAGGATTATCTGACGATCAATTGAAACAAGCCGTTATTGCTTATGAGCCGATTTGGGCGATTGGAACAGGAAAATCGTCATCTGCTCAAGATGCAAATGAAGTTTGTGCACATATCCGTTCAGTTGTTGCCGACAAATTTTCAAATGAAGCAGCTGCAGCCATCCGCATTCAGTACGGTGGCAGTGTAAAACCTGAGAATATTAAAGAGTACATGGCACAACCTGATATAGATGGTGCATTGGTTGGTGGTGCAAGTTTGAAATCCGATTCATTTTTACAATTGCTGGAGGCTGGTCACTATGAGTAA
- a CDS encoding phosphoglycerate kinase, with amino-acid sequence MNKKSIKDIELKGKRVFCRVDFNVPMQDGEISDDTRIKAALPTISYLTEQGAKVILASHLGRPKGQVVEELRLAPVAKRLSELSGKDVQKAEEAYGENVQSIIANMQNGEILLLENVRFYPGEEKNDQELAKSFAALADVYVNDAFGAAHRAHASTEGIAHHLPAVAGLLMEKELSVLGKALSNPERPFTAIIGGAKVKDKIGVIENLLEKVDHLIIGGGLGYTFIKAQGHEIGNSLLEEDKIELAKSFIESAKEKGVKLHLPIDAVVTAEFSPDAEAENVDIDAIPNDKMALDIGPKTSDLFADVIKSSKLVIWNGPMGVFEFDKFANGTRTVAEALAEAKDTYSIVGGGDSAAAAEKFGLAEKMSHISTGGGASLEFMEGKELPGVVALNDK; translated from the coding sequence ATGAATAAAAAGTCGATTAAAGATATTGAATTAAAGGGGAAACGCGTATTTTGCCGTGTTGATTTCAATGTTCCGATGCAGGACGGGGAGATTTCGGACGATACTAGAATCAAAGCAGCACTGCCGACGATTTCCTATCTGACGGAACAGGGGGCTAAAGTCATCCTAGCCAGCCACCTTGGCCGTCCTAAAGGACAAGTCGTTGAAGAATTGCGTCTGGCACCTGTTGCAAAAAGACTAAGCGAACTTAGTGGCAAAGACGTGCAAAAGGCAGAAGAAGCATATGGAGAGAACGTGCAATCAATCATTGCTAACATGCAAAATGGCGAGATCCTGTTGTTGGAAAACGTTCGTTTCTATCCAGGAGAAGAGAAGAACGATCAAGAATTGGCGAAGTCATTTGCTGCACTGGCCGATGTTTATGTTAACGATGCATTCGGAGCTGCGCATCGTGCACATGCTTCAACTGAAGGAATAGCGCACCATCTCCCAGCTGTTGCCGGATTGCTGATGGAAAAAGAGCTTTCTGTACTAGGAAAAGCCCTATCGAACCCGGAGCGTCCTTTTACAGCTATAATTGGCGGAGCAAAAGTAAAGGATAAGATAGGCGTTATCGAAAACCTTTTGGAAAAAGTCGATCACTTGATCATTGGTGGTGGTCTGGGTTATACATTCATTAAAGCGCAAGGTCATGAAATCGGTAATTCTTTATTGGAAGAAGACAAAATAGAATTGGCCAAATCTTTCATCGAAAGTGCAAAAGAAAAAGGCGTAAAACTTCATTTGCCTATCGATGCAGTCGTAACAGCTGAATTTTCACCTGATGCAGAGGCAGAGAATGTCGATATCGATGCTATTCCAAATGATAAAATGGCTCTTGATATCGGTCCAAAAACAAGTGATTTATTTGCGGATGTGATCAAAAGTTCTAAGCTTGTCATTTGGAATGGACCAATGGGTGTATTCGAGTTCGATAAATTTGCGAATGGAACGAGAACGGTTGCTGAAGCATTGGCGGAAGCGAAAGATACGTACAGCATTGTAGGCGGAGGGGATTCAGCCGCAGCTGCAGAAAAATTTGGCTTGGCAGAAAAGATGTCCCATATTTCAACTGGCGGCGGTGCATCTCTTGAGTTCATGGAAGGCAAAGAGTTGCCTGGCGTTGTGGCCTTGAACGATAAATAA
- the gap gene encoding type I glyceraldehyde-3-phosphate dehydrogenase produces the protein MAVKVGINGFGRIGRNVFRAALSNPGVEIVAINDLTDANMLAHLLQYDTIHGSLNEKVTVDGDYLVVDGHKVKVLAERDPAQLAWGELGVEVVVESTGRFTKRADAAKHLEAGAKKVIISAPASDEDITIVMGVNEDKYDAANHHVISNASCTTNCLAPFAKVLHEQFGIKRGMMTTVHSYTNDQQILDLPHKDYRRARAAAENIIPTTTGAAKAVALVLPELKGKLNGMAMRVPTPNVSVVDLVAELEKDTTVEEVNAAFKKASEGELKGILEYSELPLVSTDYNGNPSSSTIDALSTMVMEGNMVKVLSWYDNETGYSSRVVDLIDYLAKKGL, from the coding sequence ATGGCAGTAAAAGTTGGTATTAATGGTTTTGGACGTATTGGACGTAATGTATTTCGTGCAGCATTGAGTAATCCAGGGGTAGAGATTGTTGCTATTAACGACTTAACGGATGCTAATATGTTAGCGCACCTTCTTCAATACGATACAATTCATGGATCTCTTAATGAAAAAGTAACAGTTGATGGGGATTACCTTGTTGTTGATGGTCACAAAGTAAAAGTATTGGCTGAACGTGATCCTGCACAATTAGCATGGGGTGAACTAGGAGTAGAAGTAGTTGTAGAATCTACGGGACGTTTCACAAAACGTGCAGATGCAGCTAAGCATTTAGAAGCGGGCGCGAAAAAAGTAATCATTTCTGCTCCTGCATCTGATGAAGATATCACGATTGTCATGGGTGTAAATGAAGATAAATATGATGCAGCAAACCACCATGTAATCTCTAATGCTTCTTGTACAACGAACTGCTTGGCTCCATTTGCTAAAGTGCTTCATGAACAATTCGGAATCAAACGCGGTATGATGACTACAGTTCACTCATATACAAATGATCAGCAAATCCTTGATTTGCCTCATAAAGATTACCGCCGTGCACGTGCAGCTGCCGAGAATATCATTCCTACAACAACTGGGGCAGCAAAAGCTGTTGCACTTGTCCTTCCTGAACTTAAAGGGAAGTTGAATGGTATGGCAATGCGTGTACCTACTCCAAACGTGTCTGTTGTCGACCTTGTTGCAGAGCTTGAAAAAGACACAACAGTTGAAGAAGTTAATGCAGCATTCAAAAAGGCTTCTGAAGGCGAATTAAAAGGAATCCTTGAGTACAGCGAACTTCCGCTAGTATCAACTGACTATAACGGTAACCCATCATCATCTACAATTGATGCCCTTTCCACAATGGTAATGGAAGGAAACATGGTTAAAGTATTATCTTGGTATGATAATGAAACAGGATATTCTAGCCGTGTTGTTGATTTGATCGACTATTTGGCTAAAAAAGGATTGTAA
- a CDS encoding sugar-binding transcriptional regulator — MRTLLEVQRKLLPDFLLVMQKRYDILRYIKMMQPVGRRSLSVSLNLTERTLRGEVDFLKSQNLVNIFSSGMTLTDEGIEILDKLEGIMREVMGIDIMERQLQDLLQVDEVIIVSGNCDETPWVKKELGKACANRMKREWNSKNIIAVTGGSTMAEVANSLTPDEASKKLMFVPARGGIGEAVQNQANTIVEKMAQKAQASYRVLYVPDQLSGEVYASFQKEPAIKEVISQIKSADMIIHGIGDAMAMAERRNSSPEMLKKLLDGNAVGEAFGYYYDENGKVVHKVLTVGIQLDDLSPEKRVITVAGGKTKAKAIRSYMKGAPSSTVLITDEAAAQELIQGNYTP; from the coding sequence ATGCGTACATTACTCGAGGTACAAAGAAAATTATTACCGGATTTCCTTCTGGTTATGCAAAAAAGATATGATATCCTGCGTTATATCAAAATGATGCAGCCGGTTGGAAGGCGCAGTCTGTCCGTGAGCCTTAATTTGACAGAACGGACGCTTAGAGGCGAGGTTGATTTTCTGAAAAGTCAGAACCTGGTTAACATATTCAGCTCTGGCATGACGCTGACTGATGAAGGGATTGAAATCCTGGATAAGTTAGAAGGAATAATGCGTGAAGTAATGGGTATAGACATAATGGAACGGCAATTGCAGGATTTGTTACAAGTGGATGAGGTCATTATCGTCTCAGGAAATTGTGATGAGACCCCATGGGTGAAAAAAGAATTGGGTAAAGCTTGTGCAAACCGTATGAAACGGGAATGGAACTCAAAGAATATCATTGCGGTTACTGGCGGATCGACAATGGCCGAAGTGGCTAATTCGTTGACACCTGATGAAGCGTCGAAGAAATTGATGTTTGTCCCTGCCCGCGGGGGAATCGGTGAAGCAGTGCAGAATCAGGCCAATACGATTGTCGAAAAAATGGCACAGAAGGCACAGGCCTCATACAGAGTGTTATATGTACCCGATCAATTAAGCGGTGAGGTTTATGCTTCGTTTCAGAAGGAACCTGCAATTAAAGAAGTGATTTCCCAAATTAAATCTGCCGATATGATCATTCATGGAATCGGTGATGCCATGGCGATGGCAGAGAGAAGAAATTCTTCTCCAGAAATGTTAAAGAAGCTGTTAGATGGAAATGCTGTAGGAGAGGCATTCGGTTATTACTACGATGAAAACGGCAAAGTTGTTCATAAAGTTTTGACAGTCGGCATTCAGTTAGATGACCTTAGCCCTGAAAAGCGAGTGATAACTGTGGCAGGTGGCAAAACTAAAGCAAAGGCTATCCGCTCCTACATGAAAGGCGCACCTTCATCAACCGTTTTGATCACGGATGAAGCGGCGGCACAAGAGTTAATTCAGGGGAATTACACCCCTTAA
- a CDS encoding glutaredoxin family protein has product MSGLESNAFVLYSRDKCPLCDKAKQVLEEVKAESGIGYKEIDIHTDDDLLEKFGLMIPVVEWKDDIVQFGSVDKSALNRLLEK; this is encoded by the coding sequence ATGAGTGGTTTGGAGTCAAATGCGTTTGTTTTATATAGTAGGGATAAATGCCCGTTATGTGATAAAGCCAAGCAGGTACTTGAAGAAGTGAAGGCAGAGTCGGGCATAGGCTATAAGGAAATCGATATCCATACCGATGATGATTTGCTAGAGAAATTCGGGCTGATGATTCCTGTCGTAGAATGGAAAGATGATATCGTTCAATTCGGAAGTGTTGATAAATCAGCTCTAAATAGGCTTTTGGAAAAATAA